The Robbsia betulipollinis genome contains the following window.
GTTCCCTGCGCACCGATACCGAGATCGGTCAGCGGCACTTGTCCGGACTTCAATTTGCGGCCGCTCGGCCGCGGCGGCGGCAACGACATGGCTGATTGCTTGACCGAGGCCGGCAATGCGGGAAACGGGTCGATACCCGTGATCTGAGCGAGTTCGGCGATCGAAATGACCGCATAGCCGGCCCCTGGCCGGTTCGCCGTGACATAGGCGGCCGCGCCGCGTTGCGGTGCGTAAATGGCCTTCCATATCTGGGTCGGCACGCTGACCCGGGCGTTCAACAAAGCGCGCGGACCGATGAACAGCGGCCCGGTGACCACATAAATCTCCCCTTCCGATTTCGCCATTGCCCGCGTGGCGATTTCGATGCCCTGCCACAGATGACGATTGTTGTCGGGCGCCTGCGGCACCATATTGCCGAGCGAAAAACTTTCATACTGGGCGTCGTCGCTGGGCATGTCGCCGCTTGGCGCCATGTGGCCACGGTCGTATCCGGATCCCCGATAGTCGGCGATATCCGCGCGGTCCTCGGCGTCGATCGCGGATTCGACATGAAACGCGTTGACGCGCGTTTCGCCCTGCGCACCGGCGACCGAATCACGCGTGAGTTTTTCGGCCGACCAGAGCGCGGTACGCGTGACGCCCGATTCCGCCGTCGAATAAAAGCGAAAACAGAGTGCGTGCAAGCGCT
Protein-coding sequences here:
- a CDS encoding DNA/RNA non-specific endonuclease; this encodes MHALCFRFYSTAESGVTRTALWSAEKLTRDSVAGAQGETRVNAFHVESAIDAEDRADIADYRGSGYDRGHMAPSGDMPSDDAQYESFSLGNMVPQAPDNNRHLWQGIEIATRAMAKSEGEIYVVTGPLFIGPRALLNARVSVPTQIWKAIYAPQRGAAAYVTANRPGAGYAVISIAELAQITGIDPFPALPASVKQSAMSLPPPRPSGRKLKSGQVPLTDLGIGAQGTGAGLSAEVTAADTTEAGDRSSPETTTRSHTERHRAQEQQEHTAASAPQGVGYILDTVLRALNMILRLVSSVSH